CGTCCAATATTGTACTGGTTGAGAGGTACATTGTGGTACATGGACAGATCATACTTCAGCAGTTTGCAGATTTCCCTGATGAGACAATTCGACGTAGTGCTTTTGCTACTGGCctgttgatgaagatggagcagAGAAGGCATACAAAGTTGTTCATGAAGAAAAAGGCTCAAGTAACAAGAGGAGAGAATCTGAATCCAATTGCAACAATGGGAACATCATCAAAAAGAAAAGCAATGCGTGCAACCACAACAAGATTGATCAACAGAATATGGAGTGATTACTATGCACACCATTTCCCTGAAGATTTGAAGGAGGGAGATGGAAACGAAGCAAAAGAAGTTGATGATGAAcaagaagaaaatgaagatgaGGATGCTGAGGAAGAGGTACAGATTGAAGAAGACAAGGTTGCAAAGACTCCACCATCAACACGGTCTCGAAAATTGGTATCACAAACTAGCAAAGAAATGAGATGGAAGGGTGAGCCAGCTGGGAAAACAACTTCTGGAGAAGCTTTATACAAATGTGCGTATGCACGGGAACTCAGAATAGATGTCGGAGGGGCAGTCACACTGGAAGATGATTCCGGAGAAATAGTCATATGCTTTGTTGAGTACATGTTTCAGAAATCTGATGGTGCAAAAATGGTTCATGGAAGGATTCTGCAAAAAGGCTCAGAAACTGTTCTTGGCAATGCTGCAAATGAAAGGGACATTTTCTTAACTAATGACTGTTTGGAGTTTGAACTAAAGGACATCAAAGAATTGGTCTCTGTCAATCTCCAATCAATGCCTTGGGGTCACAAGTATAGAAAAGAGAATTCTGAAGCTGAGAAGATTGAGTGGGCCAAAGTGGAAGAGAGGAAAAAGAAGGGTCTGCCCATGGAATATTTATGTAGAAGCCTGTACTGGCCTGAGAAGGGTGCCTTCTTCTCTCTACCTCGTGATAAACTGGGTCTTGGTAATGGTGTCTGTGGCTCTTGTGAGCACAGAGAGCCGGACTCTGATGAATTAAGAATACTTACCAAGACCAGCTTCATTTACAGAAAGGTAACCTATAGTGTCCATGACTTCTTATACATTAGGCCTGAGTTTTTCTCCCAAGAGGAGGATCGTGGCACCTACAAGGCAGGAAGAAACATTGGCCTGAAGCCCTATGCAGTTTGCCATCTTTTGGATGTCTGTGGACCTGCTGGTTCTAAAAAAGTTGACCCTGCATCAACAAAAGTCAGTGTTCGAAGATTTTATAGACCAGATGACATTTCAACTGCTAAAGCTTATACATCTGATATCAGAGAGGTTATACTCTTCTTCCTCTGTATATATTTGTTTTATGTCTGATATCTGTAATACCATCATTAGTTCCATGCTTCATAACATGCCAAAGTTTTGTGATCATTCTCCTTAAATAGTCTTCAATACATATTGTTAACCTTTTTTTGCTTGATTCAGGTATACTATAGTGAAGATATAATTAATGTGCCGGTGGATATGGTAGAGGGAAAATGTGAGGTCCGAAAGAAGATAGATATCTCAAATTCAGACCTTCCAGTAATGATTGAACATGTATTCTTCTGTGAGCATTTCTATGATTGTGCCACTGGGGCTCTCAAGCAGGTTAGTTGGCTAATATAACATTTTGATTTAGAACTGCTAGTTTTGGTATTTAACTGAATGTATGTTCTGCCTTCACAGTTGCCTTCAAATGTAAAGCTCATGTCTGTGGCTCGCAAGGCAACTGGTGCTTTGAAAAAGAACAAGGGAAAGCAGATCTGTGAAAATAATGAAGTTGATTCAGGCAAATGGATGGAGGTGCCCAAAGAGAGCCGTATTGCAACTCTCGACATTTTTGCTGGCTGTGGAGGTTTATCCGAAGGGTTGCAGCAAGCTGGTATGCACTTCCTTCAGTGGTATGGTTTAGCATGAAAATGTTGGTCTTCTGACTGATTTTTTTATTATCATTGTTAAACTCTGCAGGTGTGTCATTTACAAAATGGGCAATTGAATATGAGGAACCAGCTGGTGAAGCATTTAGGCAAAATCATCCGGAAGCTGCTGTGTTTGTGGATAACTGCAATGTGATTTTAAAGTAGGTGAAATTGTTTAATTTATGTGCTGTGTTgcatttatttatttgtgtagCTCAATCAAGATTGCTTTGTGACGATGCAGGGCAATCATGGACAAGTGTGGGGATTCTGATGACTGTGTCTCAACTTCTGAAGCTGCTGAACAAGCAGCTAAACTTGCTGAAGAGAATATTAAAAACCTTCCTGTCCCTGGTGAAGTAGAATTCATAAATGGCGGTCCTCCCTGTCAGGTACATTATATTGCTATAAGCACTGGTAAGCAGTTTGTTGTTCAAAATGTTAACCCATTATTTACCTATGTATACCCTTTTTCTGTTACCAGGGCTTTTCTGGCATGAACAGATTCAACCAAAGCCCATGGAGTAAAGTTCAGTGTGAGATGATTTTAGCATTCCTCTCTTTTGCGGAGTATTTTCGTCCCAGATTCTTTCTTTTAGAAAATGTCAGGAATTTTGTTTCGTTCAACAAAGGGCAGACCTTCCGACTGGCGGTTGCATCTCTTTTGGAAATGGGATACCAGGTGCTAATTCTTGCCATTGTCTACTTAAACTACCTAGTTAGCACTTCTTTGAATCTATATACTGAGAAGTTGTATACCTGTTGTTTAGGTTCGTTTTGGAATCTTAGAAGCAGGTACTTTTGGTGTTGCTCAGTCCAGGAAAAGGGCATTCATTTGGGCTGCTGCTCCTGGAGAGATTCTTCCTGATTGGCCAGAACCGATGCACGTGTTTGCTAGCCCTGAACTGAAAATAACACTGCCTGATGGCAAATACTATGCAGCTGCCAAAAGCACTGCTGGTGGGGCACCTTTCCGTGCAATAACTGTTAGAGATACAATTGGGGATTTGCCGAAAGTGGAAAATGGTGCAAGTAAACTCGTACTTGAAGTAATATTCCAAGGCCATTcagtttttcttttgtttctgcTCTGGATTCCCATATTTAGTGATTTCCTCTCTTAATGCAGTATGGAGGTGAGCCTACCTCTTGGTTTCAGAAGAAGATCAGAGGTAGCACTATTGCATTGAACGATCACATATCTAAGGAGATGAATGAATTAAATCTCATAAGATGCAAACATATTCCCAAACGACCTGGTTGTGACTGGCATGACCTGCCAGATGAGAAGGTAAATGAGACTGTCCTACTCTGTAGCTGCATTCACTGTTTCTGTTGATCCCTTTTTGGTGTTTGTGATATGTTAATTCCCCGAACATACATGTGCAGGTGAAGCTATCTTCTGGGCAAATGGTGGACCTGATACCTTGGTGCTTGCCTAACACCGCTAAAAGGCACAATCAGTGGAAGGGTCTGTATGGGAGGTTAGATTGGGAGGGCAATTTCCCCACGTCTGTGACTGATCCTCAGCCGATGGGCAAGGTTGGCATGTGCTTCCACCCTGACCAGGATAGGATTATCACAGTCCGCGAATGTGCGCGATCTCAGGTAAGCTTAAAGCTGCTCTGCATCCATCCCCATCTGATTACAAATAATCTCGAATGTGTTAAAGATTGTTGTAAGGCATGGTAAATAATCTGATTTGAACCTATCAACGTCTGCAGGGCTTTCCTGACAGCTACCAGTTTTCGGGCACCATTCAGAGCAAGCACAGGCAGATTGGCAATGCTGTGCCACCCCCTCTTGCCTTTGCGCTTGGGAGGAAGCTGAAGGAAGCCGTTGATGGGAAGCACCAGCAGGCCTGACACCGTCCGTAGAACTCCCAAGGGACAGAATCACCAGCATTCAAGTTTCTCCTCTATTGTGCGTGACTGGTATGAACTGTCTCGAGCCAGCATTCAAGCCACATACTGATGTCACGATGTGAACTATCATGCATGAACTTGTGATTTTATTGGTCTCCTTGTATATTCTTAGATTATTGTTGATTGGCGCCCAAATTCAGATTTGTGATTGTATCCAAACATTGCACGTCACATGTTCTGGAGCTAAGATATAACAACGTTTCCTCATACTCGATGTTTGGGGATTGAAGTCTTTTGTGTGTACAAGCCAACCTAATTCTTCCGAGTGAAGGCTTTGAAATCTTCCTCCCAAGGAGCTATTTAGTTTGGTTTCAAAGATTCAATTCTTTGGCACACCTTTGTTAAATTCTTCGTTGGTGGGTTCGTTGATGGGTTGGATGACTTGTTAAGTCAGTTCAGTGGCGTTGATTTTGAAACCTaatcgttagagcatctccaataggccCTATTTTAGGGCGCTTGGGCAAAAACCCAATCcgacttttttttttcaaaacttctttTGTGCGCCCTAAAATGAAGTGTAAGTGCTGTAAATATACAACACTTGGACATGGTTGTCGCCAACCGTAGTCATTTAGCTCCCGCGCGTGACTAGAATGCAGCGCCTCTGCCTGCCCATCGGCCATTGTGTGCCATGGTCGATGTTAAAACTAATTATGTAAGTAGGGAGGAAATCTCCCGTTGTCTGAACAGCCGTACGGTTGCTCCCGCAACGTCGCCTCTCTCCCGCCTGCTTGGAACCGGCACATCTCTTCAGGATCATCATGTCTTTCTAGGAGATGCTATTTTTCGACAAAGgatggattttattgactcaaaataaagcatcaagaagatacaaaACACGATGAGCTTgaacccggcctctgcatagctaaaaTGCACACAGCCAACATGAACACACACAAACACGCCGGCGGCTACCAAAGTCATAAGACCAGAGCTATGCATAgacgaagaaaaaaagaaaaagtccCAAAGCAACCAGACCCATGATCGTCAAAACTATAACAATGACCATATCTGCACCGACCATATCATGATACCACATTGATGATGAGGTCTTCAACatcaacgccttcaggaagggaacaaCGCTCAAGCATTGCCGTTGCCGGATGCAGCCACTAAGGCCACAATCTGGGGTTTCACCCTGAAGAATCGGTCTGAAGCATGTCCGAGCAATGCTTTTAACAAGGTAACAACGTAgaaaacatcgccattgccaggtataaccaactccggtcgaacctaggctttcaccccggagctctaggccgggtgctcgagtagcactgtcaggaccccgactcgatgtcacatcgatctagccggtaacacctcatatcactttgcggcctcacgcacggtattcccatgggtgtcgccttacctttgcccgggaccgtttgcgccttttggctcacgtatatgatagtgtcgctagcatccatatgataaagagcccgggctgacatgactagtcgtaaacccaaagtggcacagacttacagggacaggcatccatgacccagctccgaacgtgtcggtcatcagcaaatgggtccgggctgtagcactgggctagcaggactccggtaaaccgggctgtagcgggctaacaggactccggtactcaaagcgtgacatttccccgaagggacagacacaggaacgaagaaggacacatgccggccagcctaagtgttccagagcagtagcaagctaccatggctcagcggtaacactaggagacatttcccggtaagagaggctactaaagataaacaactagatagtcagatcccacacataccaagcatttcaatcatacacacaatatgctcgatatgtgcaaatacaacgaagcatcacaacatgactctatgacacaagtactttatttaaggctcagggagccatacatatcatacacacaggtacgggtctcatgacccaacatacaagtcatacagtcatacaagccaacagcggaagtactttgtctgggtacagacaactagtaaaataaaagaggcttgaaagcctaactatactacgtggtccatcacaagctcagggtcaccacctgggtctttagcctactcgttgatgtcaacgtctacatagaacccatcagaaggggttgcagcgtcttctgtaaaaatgtagattatagcaacatgagtacaaaggtactcagcaagacttacatcagatcctacatacatgcatagtatcaagaagggtcggtggagttattgcagcaagccagctttgactcttggctagactatcctacgatactccaacttgaaatagttttgcgcacacgagtccactactcaccacttcaatacactaccgaggatccacctccgtcttcctacggaagagccatcctcggcactcacacttatcttgaggcttttaatagtatccatttacttgtctatgaactgtataggcaaccaagtagtcctttaccgcggacgcggctattcgaatagatcatgataaccctgcaggggtgtacttcttcatacatgtttccaccacttagcgtctgcacacgacatgtgctcggcagacttcaagcgaaagccgacgtgggtgtagaccacgacctacctaaacacttaagcctctagtccaggtttatcgcctattcaggttccatccgtagggagtccggccgaggtttcccatacggccccgaacgatgtgaacaaggttcccgagatacctaacgggtattcggtacacccggccacgtacctaccgcatcacagcccacccctacggtcagcgctgtccacggcctccagtaggctacaaacaccagaaactacttgcaactcctggacagagagctagggtgaataagaagtcgagcggggttatatttcagggcccaatgcatggtagtagctgtatcttaaatcacatatacagatctcagtgcttaaggtcggcttcaatgaaacaacccaccatgtactcctacatggcctctcatcgatacctttaccaaatcgtgttcaccacaccactctcattaccgacataaacatttca
The window above is part of the Triticum aestivum cultivar Chinese Spring chromosome 2A, IWGSC CS RefSeq v2.1, whole genome shotgun sequence genome. Proteins encoded here:
- the LOC123191659 gene encoding DNA (cytosine-5)-methyltransferase 1B; this encodes MEELEVGEERKVAAAKPARPPARAASRIRSFGLVPPSPPPPPARRPNRSTCILSGSLLGGIEIHRKSSVALICLDCLQLVIFVLEYPRDISNMVKSPRSPVTTGTKRCRAKPQKKGEEFTAQGKLVDGPQDATNGVEKGAGSATHKRPRRAAACSDFKEKSVRLSEKTSVVKIKKNRMEEEEIDAINLTKLGPEDSPPCRKLIDFILHDADGNLQPFEMSEIDDFFITALIMPMDDDLEKERERGVRCEGFGRIEDWAISGYDEGTAVVWLSTELADYECVKPASNYKSYYNHFYEKAQVCVEVYRKLMRSVGGNPNMSLEELLASVVRSVNAIQGYTGTMSKEFMIATGEFVYNQLIGLDQTAGNDDEKLVTLPVLLALRDECKSRAEFTKMPLSISNGSLKIKDIECKEVAEDDDEKLARLLHEEEEWKMMKKQRGNRGVPSQKNVYIKISEAEIANDYPLPAYYKPSSQEMDEYIFDSEDGMFSGDVPVRILNNWALYNADSRLISLELIPMKSGAENDIVVFGSGFMREDDGSCCSTAESAKLSSSSSKADNQDVGVPIYLSPIKEWVIEFGGSMVCITIRTDVAWYKLRQPIKQYAPWCEPVLKTARLAVSIITLLKEQSRASKLSFADVIKKVAEFDKENPAFISSNIVLVERYIVVHGQIILQQFADFPDETIRRSAFATGLLMKMEQRRHTKLFMKKKAQVTRGENLNPIATMGTSSKRKAMRATTTRLINRIWSDYYAHHFPEDLKEGDGNEAKEVDDEQEENEDEDAEEEVQIEEDKVAKTPPSTRSRKLVSQTSKEMRWKGEPAGKTTSGEALYKCAYARELRIDVGGAVTLEDDSGEIVICFVEYMFQKSDGAKMVHGRILQKGSETVLGNAANERDIFLTNDCLEFELKDIKELVSVNLQSMPWGHKYRKENSEAEKIEWAKVEERKKKGLPMEYLCRSLYWPEKGAFFSLPRDKLGLGNGVCGSCEHREPDSDELRILTKTSFIYRKVTYSVHDFLYIRPEFFSQEEDRGTYKAGRNIGLKPYAVCHLLDVCGPAGSKKVDPASTKVSVRRFYRPDDISTAKAYTSDIREVYYSEDIINVPVDMVEGKCEVRKKIDISNSDLPVMIEHVFFCEHFYDCATGALKQLPSNVKLMSVARKATGALKKNKGKQICENNEVDSGKWMEVPKESRIATLDIFAGCGGLSEGLQQAGVSFTKWAIEYEEPAGEAFRQNHPEAAVFVDNCNVILKAIMDKCGDSDDCVSTSEAAEQAAKLAEENIKNLPVPGEVEFINGGPPCQGFSGMNRFNQSPWSKVQCEMILAFLSFAEYFRPRFFLLENVRNFVSFNKGQTFRLAVASLLEMGYQVRFGILEAGTFGVAQSRKRAFIWAAAPGEILPDWPEPMHVFASPELKITLPDGKYYAAAKSTAGGAPFRAITVRDTIGDLPKVENGASKLVLEYGGEPTSWFQKKIRGSTIALNDHISKEMNELNLIRCKHIPKRPGCDWHDLPDEKVKLSSGQMVDLIPWCLPNTAKRHNQWKGLYGRLDWEGNFPTSVTDPQPMGKVGMCFHPDQDRIITVRECARSQGFPDSYQFSGTIQSKHRQIGNAVPPPLAFALGRKLKEAVDGKHQQA